Genomic segment of Dunckerocampus dactyliophorus isolate RoL2022-P2 chromosome 13, RoL_Ddac_1.1, whole genome shotgun sequence:
GAAACGCACATGCACGGTGCTGCATACATTGTGCAAACCGTCTCATATGTGTAACAAATATGGTATTTACATTCCTTGTTGTTGTGTAAATGTTTGAAAACTATGTGAGTGTGAGAGTTTTGATGGTGAGGAGGAGAGGAACTCTGAGGGATCTTTGAAGAAATAGTCCATGTCCTGCAAAATGTTGGTGTACATCATTAGCAAAAATATTCAACTGTCAATAAATGAACACAACCTGACACGAACGTGTAACGTTTGGATTCAGATCATTTCTGCATGTTTTGCAACTGTCCTGCTCAAAAATGTTGTACTAAATTAAATATGCAGTATGTTTCTTTTCTCTGTTTCCGGTGACTGGAGacacattttataaaaatgCCTTCTCTCTTTCAAGGCAAAAGAAGAAGCATGTTTCCAGTGACAGTTGTGACGTACTCCCATCTGGTTTCCAGTGAAGATGCATCAATCCATTAACTTAGCCTGTGATCTTGAGGATGCTTTAATCTAAGACAAAACTCCATTTAATTACATCCTACAAAGGAGTTCTGTTAGTGTAATGCAATCAAATACAGAGTGCATCCATTTGGCAACTCAAATGTCTTTTGAAGGTGTTTACTTTTTTCCGCACATGGAATTATATTCTAAAACAAGTTTCATTggtaaaatgattaaaatgtattttatctttTCGACACAGACTTTTCATGGAGCACGTGACTGCACGCTTGACCTTTCATGCCTCCGTGCATAACCCCCAATAATATGAATGTCTGTCTTGTCTTTCCAGTTTTCATTAGTCAAGCTGTTATTTTCAAATTATCACTGTGGCATTGGCTCCCCCCAAACATGATTAGCGGTAGAAAGTGGATCCATGGAtgggcttgttattatcatttacAATAATTGTTTACCTATCACTTGCTTTATTTATACTGTGTTTTATcctaacatttttattattaccatTGACAGTCTTAACTGATGGgttaggacaggggtgtccaaacgagggccatatactgaaaggatgcaagggccactttgatattttgtaaaccaacccatgtagatatgttaaaaacatatatatatttcaagaaaaaattgcatctcagctttgtgatataggtgaaaaagcgtattattggTATGAatttcggtctttgctcttttcattTCCATgttggctgttgttttttttttttctaaatatttaaactttcttcctaaataatctttgtaagttTTCtgtgtgtaatattatgactttattcccataatattataactttttagtgattcacaaattaattaaacctaactttccaaaaattccaaccttattttattttgtttatatatattttgacttttaaaaaatagcataaaaaataGTGTACATCccaaccaacacacacacattgcataGAGTTGTctacatacaaaacaaaaaacaagaatttCCTGAAATTTGAGTTTAAAGCAGGAATTGTGTTTGTGGTCTATAGCAGAATTGGTTCAGGGGGTTGGTGCATGAGTTACATGTTGTGATCATTGTGTCTCAAGCAGCAGTTTTTGTGTGTAATCAATTCAGAAAAACTGTAGTAAAATTACAATGTCATGTCACACCTCATTCCAGTACATCACATCACATAAAAATTTGAACTTACGTTTAATGTTTTAGTTTCTTAAAAATAAAGACATCATTGAAGTAAGGTATATTACAGTTTTTCAAGGTAAAAGAATAAGCGGTATAGAGTTATGGACATGAAagtacatgtttaaaaaaaagctgtattgcGCAATATCCGCTCCGTTACGGAACTTCCGGTCCTCGTCTACCTTATAGTAGCAATGGCGTCCAGTACTGAGGTTCGTGTTTGATTTCCAATTTTAATGGCAAATCACTCGAATTAGTTATTTATTACTTATGAATTGCTTGTCGAAATGTCTACATACTGAGCCTAAGAGTGTACATAGTCAGTATGTTTTGAAACGGTCTGACTTTGTACCGACATTGTTGTTTTGCTAATGCTAGCTAATGTGAGCTAACGGCAGATCATGAAAATCCTCAAGCCGCGTTCTGATTTTTAGTCGTGTTTGACTTTCGTTTCTGTTCAAGGGTTGACTGGAATTTAAACACATTATTGTATGTTACAGTTGTTGGGTTTACTAACTAAGCGGTGTGGTTTCCAGGAGAAGAGTGCACCCATTCAGCAGGAGCCTACTGAAAGTATCACATCGTCAAAGAGAGAGGAGAGACTGCGGAAATTCCGAGAGTTGCATTTTAAACGGGTAGGTTTCGGGTTTTTAATGATAGTaggttttgcctcagtttgttaGCGATATGTAGGTGACTGATTTCTATTTCCTGGTGCCCCTTGTGTCTCAAGTAGCCATGCTAACTggcttacagcaggggtgttcacatttttcagcctgcgagctacttttaaaatgatctaGTCCCAAACATCTACCTCCTGCTTGCAACCCTACTATATACAGGAGATATTGACAGTTACTTTATATTTTCCTCTACAGAATGAAGCACGCAAGCTTAATCACCAGGAAGTTGTCGAAGAGGATAAGAGACTGAAACTACCCTCCAACTGGGAGGCTAAAAAAGCTAGACTGGAGTGGGAACTTGCTGAAGATGAGCGGAAAAAGGTATAAACAGTTGTATGCATAGTAAACATATCTATGAAGCGCTAAAAGTTGCATGATTATTTGGTCCCGCCAAGTACAGTTGTATTGACAATTTTTGCTCTGTCACATTTGCCCTGCATTTCTCCACTCGATAACTTAGGTTAGTACACTTAGATTTAGGGGTGCACAAATTACAATATTCTGTCCAATCAGCAATTACCgatctttaaaaagcctgacctgcAGATTCCAATTTTGGCTGTTGccaatttatatttttattttttagaatttttgttttataattGACAGCATACACCTTCAGTGTTCCAATCTTAAAAACATTGAGCAATACAAAGTTTTTGTTTAAACTGCACTTGAGGTACTTCTTTCAAATATAAACGAAAATTCAGAAAATAGCTGTCCAAACTACTAAATGCTACGATTACTTTAGTttcttatttttcacattttaaaaacaaacaaattaagGAAATCACAAGGTTTGAGGTAGTAGGTCAAATAATCATCTACAGAGCAAAAggggacagtggctgactttcagtccTTTGCGGAGATAGCTAAGATTGCTGGATAAGATTGATTTCATATGTAAGGATTGCCGAGCCCCCAAAATTAAGGAAACCAGCCAATCGATCAGTGCATGTTTACTTAGATTATTAGCCCCGCagaggaggttatgttttcatcTTGCAGTGTTATTCCAAGAATGTTCCTCGAGTACACGCAACAGCAGGGGTAGGCAAACTACGGTCCAGAGGCCACATCAGGCCAGCCAAGtgtttgaatccggcccgccagttgcttccaaagtatttaattttgTCTTATCCAGTAAAAAAGATTGTAAAATTCAATTTCATTATTTGGTGTGGTCTGATGTTTggagtgctcctgaaaaaagggacacaagcacgtatagcagattgtatgacacttttgcAGATAAAACTAGACTTTAGGtcgccatttcaacatgtttagtttgggagcGGGAAGGTTAGTGTTTGTCATGACATTCTGCCACGATTgaccgccggggaaatacttccccacgcaAACGTCCCTTCTCCTCAGGATGAcagtattttattcatatttatatatcaATTTCCACGACATTCCACACTTAACAGTAGATTTAGTATTATTTGGCCAATTGCGTGATTCCATTAACATGGAAATCATAGGGCTCTCTAAAAGGGACACACTTTGTCCGGCAAGATTAATGTAACAAtcaaaaacagtttttaaaattgGGTCAGAAAGCGTAACTTGTGTAAACATTAAGCTAAGACATTATTACCGTAAATTGTGGCTATAATATAAGCCGcatccactaaatttaaagacaaaaaagattTGTCTATACAGCTcaggtgtccatgttgtaacatgtgatatttagtacacagaatgATGTTACGTAAagatatttaaacttttaattaaatgtttgtttgtgcCGAACAATGCATATATAACGGCTGGTTAAACAGTAGCTTACAAGAAAAGTCATCCATCGCTGTCTTCATTTTCCTTGTCGTCTTCATTGtcggaattgaacagcctcatgaTTTCTTCATCACACACCttgtcagtctctctcgctctctctctctcttttgttgtcgctcTCAGTTGCCACTTTCTTCTCGAGGTAAATTAGCCCTTGAGCTCGTCCTGTCCgtcacgcagtagtccagcctttcgaaacccgttggtgatagtgaaTTTTTAACAGGATCCACTGGCATCGATTGTCTTTAACCTGAAAGCTGCAttatatgcatttctttgtgtgttttccatgatgagggtgtgtgcgtgaagcACAAAATGGTTTTTCTGAAGCTTAAGAGATGATGGGAAATTAGAACGCgatcataaattagccgcatcacagtataagccgcagggttcaaagcgtgagacaAAAGTAGCAGCTTGAACACCGGCAATCACGGTATGtatgattcatttattttcctaaAGTGACAGAAAAACATTATACAACCTGCCATATGTGATATTACAATTTCGGTCAAATTTACATGCACAGAATACgtccaaaaatattgtattatcTGTGATGATTTATGTAGGGCTATTATTtagttatacattttttgtaatacaTAGTCATTACCAAGAGCTATAACAGGCACAAACAAATAATGCATTGCATATTATGTGGTTAAAATACAGCTGCCTGTGATTATAGTGTACACTTGCCCAGTAGGTTGTTTCTTGTGCACACGAAGCTTTGAGACATGAACCCTTTCTCAAACTAATTGCTCAAGTGGTGCGATGCCTCATGAGGCTTCATCTCACCATCACTACCAGATTGTAAATAAGCAGCAGAAAAGGATTGATCTTACTGTTGTACGAATATTGAGTGGGTGAAATGGAGACAGTCCGCAGCAAATATTCTATTGAGTCATTCCTCCAAACAGCTAGAATTTACTCTTTACTTATGATTGGTCCGTAGTTTGTAAGTATtgtgactttgtttttcaggaaTGTGCTGCAAGAGGTGAGGACTACAACAGAGTGAAACTCCTGGACATCACGGCTGATGATGCAGAGCGGTGggagagaaagaaaaagaagaaaaacccaGACACAGGATTTGCAGGTTGGTATGCACTGAAGACAACACAGATCcagctcttttttattttattgttgagATTGGTACAgtatagagcagtggttctcaactggtgggttgcgatccaaaagtgggtcaccgggaaaaaaataaaattgcgtAATGACCtgatgtccctgaatgcaccttgcaTCTGTGCCGTTTTCTTGCTACACCACCACCAGttgtgtgccatgtttatgggcgacttggcCAAGCTCTAGAAGGAGGGGGAAAAACATTGAGTGTGAATTTAGCGTAACCGctccagctcacgttgtgttgcaTCGGGGATTCCCCCTACAAGGAAGACTCGTAGGTCTGTTGACCCAGACAGAGcggtggtctacagaagaaatggacCTCCTATTAGTATTATTACTAAACTTACCTGTTGAGTTAATCAgggaaaaaagttcaatttgtatatttaaatctttttttaattgtactttttgttaaTCTGAGGAGTTGAATGAGAGCAATTGGACTAGCTTGATTTCCTTaaagatgtttcacctctcatccaggtCCAAGTCTGATTAAACTCCTCAGATATACCATGTACTGAAAACGtactttttgttcaaatcatttttacatttgtggatCAACTGTTGTTCCCgagcaggaagaaggcagcatataatgcttgcaacactTTAGAAAGCTAGCGCCTGCTAGGCAGAGGCGAACAGGccttttaaatataaga
This window contains:
- the syf2 gene encoding pre-mRNA-splicing factor syf2, with amino-acid sequence MASSTEEKSAPIQQEPTESITSSKREERLRKFRELHFKRNEARKLNHQEVVEEDKRLKLPSNWEAKKARLEWELAEDERKKECAARGEDYNRVKLLDITADDAERWERKKKKKNPDTGFAGYAEAQFRQYQRLTKQIRPDMQNYEKQREECGEDFHPTSNSLIHGTHVPAQEGIDRMVEDVEKQIEKRAKYSRRRAYNDDADIDYINERNAKFNKKAERFYGKYTAEIKQNLERGTAV